From the Telopea speciosissima isolate NSW1024214 ecotype Mountain lineage chromosome 9, Tspe_v1, whole genome shotgun sequence genome, the window TAAGATctgaaaaccctaaaactaTTGGGATTTGACTCATGAATCGGCCAGTATTGGGATCTGTCATTGTCGAGTCTGATCTATTTACCCGTTCTTAAAACCTTGCTCCCAACTAATGCAGCTGCCTTTGGGATTTTTGGCCCCCTCTTTGTTGCACTTTAGTGCATACTGGAAACGTAATTTGAGATTAGATTAAAACATCTGTTTCACTGTCATAAATGCTACCTTTGTGGACACGAGGCCTTCCAAAGACAACCGTTGTATCTATTTTCTGCTACACTATGAAATCAACCGGAAACTGAACACAAACCACCACTACCGGTCTTTTGGGGGACATGTAGAATATGGGAAAAATATTAGCCCCTGACCAAGTTTCATCTAGTAATTGTAATGCAATGAGCTAAACTACTGAGTTTTGCATTTATTCACTTTTACAACTACAAATTTGTGATCTAATGAACTGAGGTCAGAGGTTTGACAGACTCCAAGGATAGCATTCGCACAGAATTGTTTAAAAGGATCATTAGTTTCAGTAATGTGAATGCTCAGGCTTGATTtgcagtgaaaaaaaaaactggaactTTTTTTGCATAACTATGATGGCTACAAATTAATCTGTTATTGTAAACAGATCATGATACTCACATAACATGGAAAAGAcggggaaaaaagaaagaaccttCTTTTCTAATGGATCGTCCTTTTCACACcctttgtccccccccccccctgcacCCTGTAATTTTGGCTGGTTTAACTGCCCATTGATAAATCATCCTCACATTAGTTTTTTCAGTAATTGGTGTTGTTGAATTGCCAGAAGTGCTTCTGTTAAAGTACCTTTcaaaaaatgtttttctttaaaaacaATTCAGGTCCTGTTACCAAAAGCATTTCATTCCTGCAGGAGTATTCCCTGAgaacataaataagaaaaaacactTCTAGCTCATAAACACTTGTGCAGAacagaagtgttaccaaacTGGAACCTTGGATGCCTAATTGAGAGAATAAATAACAGATAAACCCTCCAAAGTCTTAATCATGATCAGCAGATCTGAAATTCCTTTCATCTTAATAATGACATATGGTCGTAGAAAGCTTTTCTTGTATACAGTGTTACAGAACTACAATTCTCTTAACCAAGcaaaataacaagtaatagTGCAGAGAGCTCATTACCCCATTAATCCAACAGAAGATATCGATGAAGCTCGTATTACAACTGCCTGCTACTCAGACCACATGGAAAAGCAAagagtttgggggggggggggggagagagagagagaaagaaaaaggaaaaagatcatCCAATGCGAAGATAGAAAATAAGTAGACATGCTATAatataaatacatattgttACAACCAAATTATTCTGATCAATTAGTAGAGTCAGGAGATTCAAAACCATAGGGGTTCTTGCTGGCCCAGTTCCACTGATCCCGGCACATCTCATCAATCCCATACTTTGCTCTGCAAGGCATTCATATTGATGAGTAAGACGCTGGCATTAGAAAAGAAACATCTACACATGTAGTGGAAGAACCTAGGTTCATAATCAGCATAGAAACACATCTACGTGGCTCACCCCTTAGCAGTAAAATTTGCTAGGAATGTTAAACCCTCTATTCAGTTCGAAATTTAGTTTTGATCCCATCAAGGAGACCAACCCAAAGAGCAGGAGTCCAACTTCCTCAAATCTATATATTCAGTATTTAAAGCATTGTATTACCAAAGAAGTGTTTATCTTCATATCAGTATGTGCATGGATCTTGAAACTTACTTCCAGTTTAGCTCACGCTCTGCCTTCTCCGTAGATGCAAAAACTATCTCCGCATCACCTGGTCGTCGCTCAGCCATAACCAGAGGGATTTTCTGAGATGGGCGTAGGATTTCATATCAGAaccaagaaaaggaagaaaaccaTGTGAAAACATGGCAATAACTATCCATCATAAAGGGGAAAAATCAAAGTTGAATAGGTGAATCTACAGCATTGTGCTTATTTGGCAGGATGAAACAAGTTGTAGAAATCTACAACTCTTCATTAGGAAGAACAaatttctttctcccttctttttatgATAAATGATGTAAAAGTCATATTCTTTATAGAGGGTACCTTTCCAGAGGCCTTCTCAAATGCAGCAACCATCTCCAAGACAGATGTTCCCTTGCCTGTCCCTAAGTTATAGACTTCACAACCTGAAACATAAGGAGTCGGAGGCAAGGCCATTGTATCTTGACATTCAATTCATAGTTGACAGAAGGCAGATACTGATAGCTGTCAATGTTAATTTTCCATTTAAATTAAATTGCTTAAGATTTAACAGTTTATCTAATGTATTCAAGGATGATGGATGTTCTGACAATAATACTCTTAGCTTTGCTTGAGTGtttcttctcttgatttacTTTTAGCTTCCCTCTTAGGTTTAGATGTCCTGTACCTCCTGCCTTTCCTTACTAAAATGGTTTTCTGGAGAATTGACTGGAAATGTTGCAAATGTGATGATGTGTGCACCGCAGGTCCCAAATCCAGAAAAAGGAAGATCTGATCAATGCCTCAGGTCAGAAGCTCGCATAACAAACCCCTTCTCTGGACATGGATCCTGAAACTTTGCAGTCTCTACCCATAAATAGAGAAATGATTATAATAGATTTATATAGCCAATTCGAGGATTTAGTTAGAGGTCAGTTAAGTTTTTTATGCATGATATCATGGGTAATATTCGAATTGGAGATTGCTgtataatttaatttaacagCTTGATGTAATGAGTCCCATAAGTGGGTTCTTTTCAATGTTCTTGAAGATCTTCTATTTTTGagcttttcctttcaatttctgAATGTGTGAGGAGTTACTTGAGCAGGATACTGAGTTGCTACAGTTGGCATGAGTCCATAAATAGGCATAGATCTATCTTTTCTAGGAATCAAACAGAGAAGTACTCACAGTATACTCAATACTGGCTATAAGAAGAGAAATGCATAGTCAAGTGATATGTGATCGTCTCATATGTTAAAATTTTACTAGTAGCCTTCAACTGTTGCCATATCAGAATGATGCACAGATTTATGCCTCTGTGTGTAGAGATACATGTCGTCTCATATGTTAAAATTTTACTAGTAACCTTGATCGTCTCATATGTTAAATTTTTACTAGTAGCCTTCAACTGTTGCCATATCAGAATGGTGCACTCATTTTtgcctgtgtgtgtgtgtgaagagagagagagagagagagagagagagagagagagagacacctATATTGGAATCAAAGAGCTTTTGCAATGCAGCAATATGTCCATCTGACAAGTCAACAACATGAATGTAATCTCGAacctgaaaagaggagcatcaAGATGGCATACTTTATATTGaaaacagaaatagagaaaataaaagaaaactgaaATGGATGAAAATATGCAGCAAGATCTAAACTTTTGTGTCTCAGTACCAATCCCACAGGTACACATTTTAGGCAAAAGGGTGTAGCCTTCAAAAGGGAAATGATTATAAGTCAACAAGTAAAGCAGCAAAAGAGGCCATCAAACGAATAAAAATCCAACTTCACTTACTGAATAAGATTGCAGCACAAACAGATCCCAGAAAAGTAATGGAACAACTGAAAACAAAGATAAGCTAGAACATAGCAAGACTCACAGAAGTTATATGGAGAAATTAATCCTCCAAATGCTTGAGGTTCACATGGCAAATCTTCGAAGCCGTTTACAAAGGAGAGCTGGTTCATAAGGATGATGCTTTTCAACCCTCAAGCATGTCACTCTATTGGGTTGGCAGACATCAACTCCATTTAACAAAGATTTTGAAAAGCATTATTCCATCTAGTCCAAAGAAATTCCCACATGAATTCTTCAATCCTCTTAGCAACAAAGATTGGAACACTTAACATGAACAGGAAATGGGCAGAAATACTTAAAAGGGGATGCCATAACAAGTGCAATCTTCCAAACTTTAGATAAGCAACAACTTTCCAATTGTCCCGCTTCCTCTTTTGATCTTTCAGTAACCAAACCAAAGTGAATCTATACAGGGAATGGTTAGGCAGTCCAATATAGGAAGAATGAGGCACACCAGTATCACTCTATACAGTGGTGATGAATTAAAGAATGGAACAAATACACTTTTCATGatcaaatgtaaaaaatctaCATGGAAATTTTAACCAAGAAACAATTCTTCACAGTTTTGAGACATGATTAGAAAACTATTTAATACAATATGGAAGTAAGAACTACTGGTCAAGCCAATTTAATATTCCCTCTAGAACAGAGAATGGCAATGTTTCTCCAGAACATTTGCTGTTTTTTCATTCTGTAGACGCAAGACATATCTCAATTGGAAACTTATTTGAGAACCTGAAAGAAATTACTTCTAAACCACCCTAATGTGCATGTGTGGATGAGCAAATTTATCCCTTTAGCTGTTTCTAGGGATCAGCCATACGAAGTTCAAGCAAACAAGAGGTAGACATCcataaaaagaaaggagaggtaGACAAGTAAATGAAATAGAACACTTTCTCAGAAATAATAAGCTGCATATGGTAAACATACCCCAGTACCATCCTTTGTGTTATAGTCATTTCCAAATACAGTCAATGCAGGTCGCCTGCCTACAGCAACTTGCTGTACAaaaggcataagattgttcgGAATTCCacggggatcttcacccatatAGCTACTCGGATGAGCTCCAACTGGATTGAAGTATCTAAGTAACATGATTTGCCATTCAGAGTCTGAACGATAGATATCACGGCATATTTCTTCAATGAAAAGCTGCAATGATCAACATCATAAAATGACTGTtagagaaaagaagataaaattgtGCAAGGAAACTGCATGGTGAGTGCATCAGCAGATAAAGAATCAGAAATGAGGTAATTGTCAGATGCTCTTTTACTCATGTATACACAGGGCTTGCCGAAAACTGTGTCCATTAAAGTTCCTGCAGCACTGTGCCATCATTGCCCAAAATATACCTTGGTTCGTCCGTATGGATTCAGTGCTTCTAGGGGAAACTCTTCTGTACATGGAACCTCCTTCGGCCATCCATAAACAGTGGCAGATGATGAAAACACAAGCTGGCATATTTTAAAAAGGctattcaataaataaaattgtACACATGAAACATCAGAAAATGATTCAAAGAACAAGATCATAATTTGACCATTATCAAAAGCTGAATGCATTCTACTCAAGGGTTTTTGAGTCTCTACCACATTAACTCAATGTCATTTCAGATGAAAGTTTTAGGATATTCAGAATCTATATAGAGTTGTGCTACCTCACCTCTAAAACTTGATTTCAAATTAATAAGCATTACCTTTTTGCACCCATGTGCACCCATGACTTCTAAGAGATTAATTGTTCCAATAATGTTATTATTATAGTAAAGCAATGGCTTCTGAACACTCTCACCAACAGCTTTCAATCCAGCAAAGTGAATAACAGCATCGAATCTgcagcaataaaaaaaatattaggatAATTATCGCAATTATCAGACTAATAAACATATTAACTGATCCCTCTCTGTAAAGAAGATTCCTTAAGAGGAAAACAACTTGTTTGTTTTAAATGCATCTTACTCATATGCTCAacaataaaaatggaaattggTCAATAGAACTTCACTGAAGCTTTGCCAAGTGGGTGTGCCATGAAATTGATACTAAGTAACCTTCATTCAAGAAGGAAACTTTGCAGCCTAGAGAATTGAAATGCTTTGAGTGGTTTATTAGATATACAGGTAGAAATGATAAAAGCAAAGAGATCAATATCAGATAAATGAATAATTGAAATGATTGATCAGAAACTATAGAATTTGTACTATCAATCATCAAAATAAATGCACAATGTTATACAAAAGCAACATATTTCTCAGTCTAGAATGAAATTTACAAACAGAGATTAATAAAGGATCAGATGTGAATGAGAGAAGCTCTACCAAATACAGTGAAACTTACTTTGTTGAAGCAAAAATTTTCTCCAGGGCTGGTTTATCCCGTAGGTCAATCTGGGGAGGAAGTAGAATATTAGTAACTTGAGGAATTGCATGACTACTACAAGTGAAGTGAATTAGTGGTTGGAGAATAGTAAATCCATTTAAATAAAGGTTATACGAGAATGTCTCAATCATGTAGAAAGAAGCAAGGGAAATGCTTTCCCAATGCATGCATGATATGACTTGTGGCACAACTTGAAGCCATAGAGCAGAACCGTGACAATTCAGTGCCAGGTCTCCAACCATTGCAGAGGGTTGCCAGGACATCAGCTGCAAACTGTCCCATCACCATATCATGCATGCACTGACTTAAGTTTGGTCTGAATCAAAGATAATAAGAGAATTATTCAAATAGTTCAAGTTTTAACAAAAATTGGAGATAAAGATAGTAAGAGAATATTCAAATAGTTCAACACCCAGGAGGGGAGAGATTAGTGAGATGAACTCTTGCTAGTTGGAATCTATCT encodes:
- the LOC122640467 gene encoding UDP-glucose 4-epimerase GEPI48, whose amino-acid sequence is MAKTILVTGGAGYIGSHTVLQLLLGGFKATVIDNLHNSSEVAIQRVKELAGEFGSNVVFHQIDLRDKPALEKIFASTKFDAVIHFAGLKAVGESVQKPLLYYNNNIIGTINLLEVMGAHGCKKLVFSSSATVYGWPKEVPCTEEFPLEALNPYGRTKLFIEEICRDIYRSDSEWQIMLLRYFNPVGAHPSSYMGEDPRGIPNNLMPFVQQVAVGRRPALTVFGNDYNTKDGTGVRDYIHVVDLSDGHIAALQKLFDSNIGCEVYNLGTGKGTSVLEMVAAFEKASGKKIPLVMAERRPGDAEIVFASTEKAERELNWKAKYGIDEMCRDQWNWASKNPYGFESPDSTN